The Sphingomonas sanguinis nucleotide sequence GCCGGTCGAGCCGATCCCGCCCTCGATAGTCAGCGCGCCGCCGATATCCCCATCGATCCGCGCGCCGACCGCGCCTTCGCCGACCGCGACGATCGATCCGCCGATGGTGACATTGCCCGACACGGCCCCCGTGCGGACGCCGACCGAGCGGTCGCCCAGCACATTGACCTTGCCCGACTGGACCAGATTGCCGGTCAGCGGGCCGTTCAGGAAGATCGCCGCCGAGTCGTTCCCCTCGATGGTGATCTCACCGCCATTGGTGATATTGCCGGTAAAGGCGCCGGCGGTGCGGATGCCGGTCCGCCGCGCCCCTTGCGCGAAGGGGCCGTCCAAATCGCCGTCTTTGTCGATATCGACCGGGGTATAGGTCTCGTCGATGACGATCTTGCCGGTGTTCGTGATCTCACCCGTCACACCTGCCGCCGCGCCGATGCCGACCGTGTCATTGGCGTCGGTCGTCTGGATCGTCCCGGCGTTGCTCAGCTTGTTGTTGCTGTCGAGCGTGACGGCGGTGCCGCTGCCTGTCGTCACCACGCTGCCCGCCGCGACGATGCTGATGTCAGCGGCGGCCCCGTTGTTAACGGTGGCGGTACGGACGGGCGTGGTCCGCTTGGTATCGATCACGGTCTGGGCCGAGGCGGCCGTCCCTGCCGCCAGCGCGAGCGTGGCGGTTGAGGCGAAGAGCAGGCGATGCACGAATAAGGTCCCCTTTATGTGCCTTTGCCCCTCCAGACGGAGCCGCCCGGCCGATCCCTTGGTGCCCGGATTAAAATTTCGTCACGCAGCTCGCAGGTGTTGACGATTGCAGCCTTGAGGATCAGAGGGCGGCTCAGGCGCGGGAGCCCCCGCGTCGTTCCAGAAAGCGAGAACATGTCCAGCGACAGTTCCAGTAGCGCCGCACGCCTCGGGGTCGTCCGCTAGTTTCGCAACTGGCTTTCGTCCGCCCCGGGTCGTGCGGACGAAAGGTTTGAAATGGTCAACGATCTGATTGCCGGTGTCGCCGCCGGTTTCCGTTCCTCCCGGCGCGGCCTGTCCATCGCCGATCTCGTCGATACGCTGCAGTCGCTCTCCGTCGAGGAAGCGGCCGACGCCCTGACGCAAATGCCCGACGCGCGCGCCGTCGCCGTGCTCGACAGTCCCGAACTGCGCTCGGCCGCCGATATCCTTGCGCACCTGACCCCGGCGCGCGCCGCCGCCCTGCTGTCGCAGATGGCCGAGGACCGCGCCGCCGACGTGCTGACCGACATGGACGAGGATGACGCCCTCGCGATCCGTGCCGAGCTGCCCGCCCCCGTCGTCGCGTCGATCGATACGCTGCTCCGCTGGCCGCCCGACAGCGCGGGCGGGATGATGACGACCGAATATGTCGCCTCGGCCGCCGACGCGACCGTCGCCGAGGTGCTGGCGCATATCCGCACCGTCGAGCGGAGCCGCGAAACGGTCTATTCCGTCTTCCTGCTGGAGCCGCAGGGGCGCCTGGTCGCCACCGTCTCGCTGCGCCAGTTGATCGCCGCCGAGCCGACATCGCGCGCGATCGATCTGGCGCGCGGGCACGACCCCATCACCGTCGCGCCGAGCACCGATCGCGAAGAGGTCGCGCATCTGATCCGCCGCCACGACCTGCTGGCGCTGCCCGTCGTCGACGAACAGGGCCGCCCGATGGGCATCGTCACGGTCGACGACGTGCTCGACGCGCTGGTCGCTGCACATACCGAGGACACGCAGAAGTTCGGCGGCGTCGAGGCGCTGGACGGCCCCTATCTGGAAACCGGCTTCCTCGCGATGATCCGCAAGCGCGCCGGGTGGCTCAGCATCCTGTTCTTTTCGGAAATGCTGACCGCCAGCGCGATGCAGCATTTCGAATCCGAGCTGGAGCGTGCGGTCGTGCTGACCCTGTTCATCCCGCTGATCATGAGCTCGGGCGGCAATAGCGGCAGCCAGGCGACCTCGCTCATCATCCGCGCACTGGCGCTGGGGCAGGTCCGCCTGCGCGACTGGTGGCGAGTCGCTTTGCGCGAGCTTCCGGCGGGGATGACGCTGGGGGCGATCCTGGGACTGCTCGGCATGGCGCGGATCGCGATATGGCAGACGCTCGGCTTCTACGATTACGGCCCGCACTGGGTGCTTGTGGCGACCACGGTCGGCACCGGGCTGGTCGGCATCGTGACCTTCGGCTCGCTGGCCGGGTCTATGCTGCCCTTCCTGCTGCAACGCATGGGCTTCGACCCGGCCAGCGCCTCTGCGCCCTTCGTCGCGACCTTGGTCGATGTGACCGGGCTGGTGATCTATTTCAGTATCGCGCTGGCCATCCTGTCGGGGACACTCCTCTAATTCCTCCCCTTGCAGGGTAGGTGGCAGGCCGTCAGGCCTGACGGAGGGGTGTCCCGCTTTCGATAGGTCGACACCCCTCCACCAGCTTCGCTGGTCCCCCTCCCCTTACAGGGGAGGAATGGGCTTACCGCTTCCAATAGCGCACATAATCGACCTTCATCGCCTGCGGCAGCGCGGCATCGTCCACGCCTTTCTGCCCGCCCCAGTCGCCCCCGACCGCCAGGTTCAGGATCAGCGAATAGGGCCGCGTGAACGGCCACGCCGCCGCGCCGCCCGGTTGGTCGTTCTTCACGCGCATATAGGCTCGCCCGTCGACGCCAATCGTGATTGTCTCCGGCGTCCATTCCAGCTGATAGCGGTGATAGTCGGTACACGCCCCGCCTACGCGCACCTCGGCGCCACGCTGGGTCTTGAGCCGGTGATTAAAGGCGGCGGAATGAACAGTCGCGTGAATCACGTCTGGGTTGAAGCCGACCATCTCCATGATGTCGATCTCGCCGCCATCGGGCCAGCGCGAGCCGTCCATCGGCAGCAGCCAGATAGCGGGCCACATGCCCCGACCGCAGGGCAGCTGCGCGCGCACCTCGTAAAAGCCGTAACCGAGCGGCTTCTGCGTCACCAACTTGGCCGAGCTATAGCGCTGGCCACCCCAATCCGGCTCGTTGCGCAGCGCCTCCGCCCGCGCCTCGATGACCAACGCGCCTTTCTCGATGCGGGCGTTGGTCCGGTCGGGACCGGCATAATATTGCAGTTCGTGATTGGGCCAACCGGTCTTGTTTTGGCCCGTGTCCCAGCGCCAGCGCCGCTGGTCGATCGCCCCGTTGAACTCGTCGCCGAAACTCGGCCGCGTGGCGGGGGCCGCCATGGCGCCGTCATAGGCATAGTTGGTCGCACCGAGCGACGGGGCCTCGACCTGTTGGGCGGAAGCCCCGGTGGCCAGCAAAGTGACGCCTGCCAGCCACCAAGTCCTTCTTTTCATTGCCATCCCCTCTCAGCTTTTGAGAGGTATAAGCCGATCGGCGAGCCGACGCCAAGTCGCGCCGGATCAGCCCGCGATGGTGAAGACCGAACCCGAGTCCACCCTGATGCCAGCCCCGTTGATGAAGCTCGCCCGTTCCGACACCAGGAAGGCGACGGCGGCGGCGACCTCTTCGGGGCGACCACGCCGCTTCAGCGCCATGCCGGGGCGTTCCTCGTCGAGGAACGTCTCGATCGCCTCGTCGAAGCTGACGCCCTTTTCCTCGGCGCGCTTCTCCATCATCTTGTCGGTCATCGGCGTCGCGATAAAGGCCGGCGAGACGGTGTTCACCAGCACATTGTCGGGGCCGTACGCCTTGGACAGCCCCTTGGCGAGGCTGAGGATACCCGCCTTCGCCGCGCAATAGGGCAGTTCGTCGATATAGGGCTGCACCGCATCCTCGGAGGCGAACAGCACGATCCGGCCCCAGCCTTTGCTGCGCATCCCCGGGATCGCCTCTCGACACATGCGCACCGCGCCCATCAGGTCGATATCGATGGTCTCCTGCCAGCCCTTGTCGTCGATCTCCAGGAAATCGCCCGTCGCCCCGGTCACGCCCGCTGCGTTGACATAGATATCGGGGTCGCCCAGCCGCTCGCGGACTTCGGCCCAGATGGCTCGCACCGCCTCAGCCTGGGTGACGTCGCCCGTGACCGCGATCACCTCGCCCAGCGGCGACAATTCCTCGACCGCCTCCTCCAACGTACCGTCCGGCTTGTCGGTCAGCGCGACGCGGACGCCCGCCTCCAGCAGCAGGCGAGCGGTTTCCTTGCCCATGCCGGAGTCCGCGCCGCTGATGAGCGCGATGCGCCCCTTGATACCCAGATCCATCGTCATTCTCCTTTGGATAGTACGGCCGGCGGCGCGTGCTGATGTCGATCATCGATATGGATCAACCGTCCCGGCCATGAAGTGCCGAGGCCCGATAGGGTTCCGCCAATTGGCGCCGATAAGTCTTTGATCTCCAGCGGAACGCGTTACGCCCCCACCCGTTCGAAAAGCCCCGCCATCTTTGCTGGAGTGCCGGTCGTTGCGCATGTTGTCCGAAGCCGAGATCGCCACCATGCCTCCCACCGGAGACGGCCCCCTACCGTTGCCGGGCATTGCCGAACTGGCGGCGGGTGCGGCGGAAATCCTCGAGCGATCCGACATCATCCTGGCCGTCACCGATGAGACGCGCGCGCTGGGCGTGACGCGGATGCTGGAGGCGATGGCCCCCGACGCGACCATCCTGTTCTGCCCCGGTTCGGACGCGCTGCCGGGGGACGACGCCCCCGCCTCACCAGCCAATGTGGGGCAGCGCGTGTCGGCGCTGCATCGCGCGCAGATGACATTGGCGGCGAAGGACCGGGGTCGAATCGCCCTCGTCACCTCCGGCGAAGCGCTGGCCCGCGCGCTGCCGCCGCCCGAAACCTTCGCCACCGAACCGCCCTGCGTCGCGATCAACGACGCGTGCGATCTGGCGGATCTCCACGCGATGCTGCTCGACCTGGGATATATCGCCGACGAACGGGTGGACGAGCCCGGCGAAGTCGCGTTGCGTGGCCATGTGCTGGACGTGTTTCCCGCCGACGCCGAACAGCCCTTGCGCATTGAGGTCGCGGACGGCCGGATCATCGCGATCCGATCCTACGACCCCGCCGACCAGCGGAGCACCGGCGAGATCGAACGCCGCGAACTGGGCCGTGTGGCCGAACCACCGCTCGGGCAGACGCAGACCAGCCTGCTCGATCACCTCCCCGGCGCCTGTATCATCATCGAGCCCGCCGCCGATGAGCGTCGCCGTCGCCTGTTGCTGCTGAGCGCCGATGTCGCCAAGCGCGGATCGAAGCGCGCCGCCCGCGACATGATCGCCGAGCGTCACTGGAAGAAGGCGCTCGATCAGCGCCAAACCGCCGAGATCGCCCGCATCGCCGAGCCCCCGCCGCGCTTCGTGGAGAGCCGTTCGCCTCTGCGCGATTTCGCCGTCACCGCGCGCGCCGCGATGAAGGAAGGCACGCGCGTCGTCCTGATCGGTAGCGAACGCGACCTGCGCTTCCTGGGCAAGCGGGTCGACAATGTCCTGAGCAAGACCGCAAAGCGGGCCGAAAGCTGGCAGGCTATATCGAAGGCCAAGGCAGGAGCACTCCTGACGCTTGTGGCACCCGCCGAACGCGGCTTCGCGCGCGACGCTATCCTCGCGGTC carries:
- a CDS encoding SDR family NAD(P)-dependent oxidoreductase, translating into MDLGIKGRIALISGADSGMGKETARLLLEAGVRVALTDKPDGTLEEAVEELSPLGEVIAVTGDVTQAEAVRAIWAEVRERLGDPDIYVNAAGVTGATGDFLEIDDKGWQETIDIDLMGAVRMCREAIPGMRSKGWGRIVLFASEDAVQPYIDELPYCAAKAGILSLAKGLSKAYGPDNVLVNTVSPAFIATPMTDKMMEKRAEEKGVSFDEAIETFLDEERPGMALKRRGRPEEVAAAVAFLVSERASFINGAGIRVDSGSVFTIAG
- the mgtE gene encoding magnesium transporter; translated protein: MVNDLIAGVAAGFRSSRRGLSIADLVDTLQSLSVEEAADALTQMPDARAVAVLDSPELRSAADILAHLTPARAAALLSQMAEDRAADVLTDMDEDDALAIRAELPAPVVASIDTLLRWPPDSAGGMMTTEYVASAADATVAEVLAHIRTVERSRETVYSVFLLEPQGRLVATVSLRQLIAAEPTSRAIDLARGHDPITVAPSTDREEVAHLIRRHDLLALPVVDEQGRPMGIVTVDDVLDALVAAHTEDTQKFGGVEALDGPYLETGFLAMIRKRAGWLSILFFSEMLTASAMQHFESELERAVVLTLFIPLIMSSGGNSGSQATSLIIRALALGQVRLRDWWRVALRELPAGMTLGAILGLLGMARIAIWQTLGFYDYGPHWVLVATTVGTGLVGIVTFGSLAGSMLPFLLQRMGFDPASASAPFVATLVDVTGLVIYFSIALAILSGTLL
- a CDS encoding glycoside hydrolase family 16 protein, with the translated sequence MKRRTWWLAGVTLLATGASAQQVEAPSLGATNYAYDGAMAAPATRPSFGDEFNGAIDQRRWRWDTGQNKTGWPNHELQYYAGPDRTNARIEKGALVIEARAEALRNEPDWGGQRYSSAKLVTQKPLGYGFYEVRAQLPCGRGMWPAIWLLPMDGSRWPDGGEIDIMEMVGFNPDVIHATVHSAAFNHRLKTQRGAEVRVGGACTDYHRYQLEWTPETITIGVDGRAYMRVKNDQPGGAAAWPFTRPYSLILNLAVGGDWGGQKGVDDAALPQAMKVDYVRYWKR